A region from the Aegilops tauschii subsp. strangulata cultivar AL8/78 chromosome 5, Aet v6.0, whole genome shotgun sequence genome encodes:
- the LOC109785856 gene encoding xyloglucan galactosyltransferase KATAMARI1 homolog gives MVNLRGSTAVRAGRYLLPLAFPACCALWMLLVFPSPPVEVAVFRQSFQPSIALTGLRVVDTTPPSPSERREIVDTSSPPPPPQPTERHVIINAQPPPLAPARQARTEMSRQAGTETPSPPPPAVATDRCAGRYIYIHNLPSRFNSDLIRDCRSLSEWTDMCKHLLNAGMGPRLTRTGGVLPSTGWYDTNQFALEVIFHSRMRRYDCLTTDASRAAAVYVPYYAGLDVGRHLWGFSNGVRDALAEDLFEWLRSSPAWAAQGGRDHFFVGGRITWDFRREDGGEWGSRLLLLPEAKNMTMLAIESSPWQGNDIGVPYPTYFHPSLAGEVASWQRAVRRARRPWLFAFAGGARAHDGSNKNVNAVVRDMIINQCARSRRCGLLLCGGRGRRNDCYAPSNVMRLFKSAAFCLQPQGDSYTRRSAFDAVLAGCVPVFFHPGSAYVQYRWHLPADHRNYSVFVPEDGVRNGTVKVEDVLRRIGAREVAAMREQVVRLIPNIVYRDPRVKAGYRSRDAVDVAVDGVIERVRRIKRGLEDDVGHQWDSYFDK, from the coding sequence ATGGTGAATTTGCGTGGATCGACGGCGGTCCGGGCCGGCAGGTACCTCCTGCCGCTGGCCTTCCCGGCGTGCTGCGCCCTGtggatgctactcgtcttccctTCTCCGCCGGTGGAGGTCGCCGTCTTCCGGCAGAGTTTCCAGCCGAGCATTGCGCTGACGGGGCTGCGGGTCGTTGACAcgacgccgccgtcgccatcgGAGCGTCGAGAGATCGTTGACacgtcctcgccgccgccgccgccgcagccgacGGAGCGCCATGTCATCATTAACGCGCAGCCTCCACCGCTGGCACCGGCACGTCAAGCAAGAACAGAGATGTCACGTCAAGCAGGGACAGAGACTCCGTCGCCACCTCCGCCGGCGGTGGCGACCGACCGGTGCGCCGGCCGCTACATCTACATCCATAATCTGCCGAGTCGGTTCAACTCCGACCTGATCCGGGACTGCCGGTCCCTGTCAGAATGGACCGATATGTGCAAGCACCTCCTCAACGCCGGCATGGGCCCGCGGCTCACGCGCACCGGCGGCGTGCTCCCGTCCACTGGCTGGTACGATACCAACCAGTTCGCCCTGGAGGTCATcttccacagccggatgcgacgGTACGACTGCCTCACCACCGACgcgtcccgcgccgccgccgtctaCGTGCCATACTATGCCGGGCTCGACGTCGGCCGGCACCTGTGGGGGTTCAGCAACGGCGTCCGCGACGCTCTCGCGGAGGACCTCTTCGAGTGGCTCCGGTCGTCGCCGGCATGGGCGGCGCAGGGCGGGCGGGACCATTTCTTCGTCGGCGGTCGCATCACGTGGGACTTCCGGCGCGAGGACGGCGGCGAGTGGGGGAGCCGGCTGCTTCTCCTCCCGGAGGCCAAGAACATGACGATGCTCGCCATCGAGTCCAGCCCGTGGCAGGGCAACGACATCGGCGTGCCGTACCCGACCTACTTCCACCCGTCcctcgccggcgaggtggcctcGTGGCAGCGCGCCGTGCGACGCGCGCGAAGGCCGTGGCTGTTCGCGTTCGCCGGCGGCGCGCGGGCGCACGACGGCAGCAACAAGAACGTTAACGCCGTCGTCCGCGACATGATCATCAACCAGTGCGCGCGGTCGCGGCGGTGCGGGCTCCTTCTGTGCGGCGGCCGTGGCCGGCGCAACGACTGCTACGCGCCGAGCAACGTCATGCGGCTGTTCAAGAGCGCCGCCTTCTGCCTGCAGCCCCAGGGGGACTCGTACACGCGGCGGTCGGCGTTCGACGCCGTGCTCGCCGGCTGTGTGCCGGTGTTCTTCCACCCCGGATCGGCGTACGTGCAGTACCGGTGGCATCTGCCGGCGGATCACCGCAATTACTCGGTGTTCGTGCCGGAGGACGGCGTGCGGAACGGCACAGTGAAGGTGGAGGACGTGCTCCGGCGGATCGGCGCCAGGGAGGTGGCGGCCATGAGGGAGCAGGTGGTCAGGTTGATTCCCAACATCGTGTACAGGGACCCAAGGGTCAAGGCTGGCTATCGCTCCAGGGACGCCGTGGACGTCGCCGTCGATGGCGTGATCGAGAGGGTGAGGAGAATCAAGCGAGGGCTGGAGGATGATGTAGGGCATCAGTGGGATAGTTACTTTGACAAGTAG